A region of the Candidatus Hydrogenedentota bacterium genome:
AGATGTACTCGATGCGGCCAGATTCTTCGTGGCATGCAAGAAAGTCATGCAGAAGAATTCGGCGAATGCTATAGCACCATATTGTCTCGAAATGTTGAACGATTGGAGGCAAGCTATGGAGGCGCTCCCATGCTTGGCCTCTACAATCTTTCTGGACAATGGAATCTCGTTTGCCTGCGATAAGGATTTGCTCAGCGCTCTTTCGCTCATGCTTGGAATCTCCCTGCTCGAGAGACCTGGCTACATATGCAATACCATTCCCGAGACCTACAAGAACCAACTCATCTTGGCGCATTGCACTTGTGCAACGCGTCTGAACGGGTTCAATTCGCCACCGGAGCCGTTAATCATAAGATCGCATGCGGAAACGAGTTCCGCCGTAGCGACACAAGTCATTTGGCGCAAAGGTCAGCCAGTCACGGTAGCGCAGTTCCTGAGTCCCACGGAAATGCTTATCGATTCGGGCACGGTAGTGGATAATATAGACACAACCACGGACGGCGGATGCAGGACAAGCGTAGCGTTGACTATGGATAGAATGCAGGATGTTCGCACAAAGCTTGGCACTCACCAAGTGATGTACTATGGTGATCACCGGGCCATTCTGGAAGCATTTTGCCAATTGTACCGAATCAAAGTGATCCATTCGCCCGAACGATTTGAGCCTTCCGTCGAGGCGACCTAGTACCTGTCGCATATCGGCGTGGATGCTTGTGATACGACGTTGCCCGCAGCATATTGGGTAATTCAATTGTCGTCTCGTGTACTATATCGCGTGGTGATTCGGCATTGTCGTTTCGAGAACCCTCGGTCTGTATTGACTCTTCATCCGGCTCAACGCATATCATGGGGACGGTTGCTGCGGGCTTTCCCCGATGCAAATAGGTCCTTCTTACATACCTCGCGAAAGGATGGATGAATGAGAGCGAATCGCTATCGCTTGGGCGTGTCGGCCCTAATGGCTGCAACGGTTCTTGCCTCCATGGCATGGGGCGAAAAGACATTGATCGAGAAATCGATGGATAAGATCAAAGCGTCGCCGCCGATATCGCCAGATAGCTTTGATTTCATCATTGTCGGTGACTCGAACACGCTGGAGCCGGTAGAGCAGTCGGAAGTGTTCCGGCAGTGCATCCGCGAGTTCAATATCTTGCAGCCGAGTCTCGTGATGCATGTGGGGGACATGATCTTGGGCGGCGCCGCGGAGGATCTGTCCGTGCAGTGGGACGAATTCGACAAGACGATTTCGGAGCTTCAGCCGCCGTTCTTTCCGAATCCGGGTAACCACGATATCACGGACGCGGCAACGGAACGGATCTGGGAAGAACGAATCGGACCTACACATTACGCATTCCGGTACGGGAATTCGTTGTTTCTTCTGCTGAATAGCGAAGAGCAGGGAGCGCTATCGCGGATTTCGGACGGTCAGGCCGCGTGGGCGAAAGAGCAGTTGGATAAATCGGATGCCGCAAACGTATTCGTGTTCGTGCACAAGCCATACTTCGCTCACGAGGGCGATCCCGACAAGGCGGAAGAAACGTGGGAGAAGCAGTGGTCGAATATGGCGGAAGTGTTTCGTGGACATCCAGTACGCGGGGTCTTTTCGGGGCACTGGCATTTGTATCGCGATTGCGGAACGCGCGACGGTGTGAGATACACAATCTGTGGCGGGTCGTCGGTGTACAAGATGGACGGTTCGGAAGAAGAAGGGTACTTCAATCACTATTTGCTCGTACGAGTTCGCGGCACGAACGTGGACTGGTCGGTGATTCGTCCGAAGTCGGTGTTTTCGTCACGTGTTGCCACGGCGGCTCGTGTCGACGAGTTGTACAACATTCGCAACAAGTGGATACATGCGGCGGAATTGCCGGTGCCTGTGAGAGGCGCGGCCGATCAAGAGCTTGTTGTGACGGTCTCGAATCCGTTTGACAACCCTCTGAAATCCTCGTTGTCGTGGGAGATGACCCCGGGGTGGAGTGTAAGCCCCGCGCAGTTGGAGTATGAGGTGGCCGGAAAGTCCTCGCAGGAACTGCGTTTTCGCGTGAAATCGGAGGAGACGCAGTTCCCCGTCCCATTCTTCACTACGCAGTATGCTAATGCGA
Encoded here:
- a CDS encoding metallophosphoesterase is translated as MRANRYRLGVSALMAATVLASMAWGEKTLIEKSMDKIKASPPISPDSFDFIIVGDSNTLEPVEQSEVFRQCIREFNILQPSLVMHVGDMILGGAAEDLSVQWDEFDKTISELQPPFFPNPGNHDITDAATERIWEERIGPTHYAFRYGNSLFLLLNSEEQGALSRISDGQAAWAKEQLDKSDAANVFVFVHKPYFAHEGDPDKAEETWEKQWSNMAEVFRGHPVRGVFSGHWHLYRDCGTRDGVRYTICGGSSVYKMDGSEEEGYFNHYLLVRVRGTNVDWSVIRPKSVFSSRVATAARVDELYNIRNKWIHAAELPVPVRGAADQELVVTVSNPFDNPLKSSLSWEMTPGWSVSPAQLEYEVAGKSSQELRFRVKSEETQFPVPFFTTQYANAKEGPAVDVKQDMRLVPTAKAIRAKATVNIDADLGEWGDAQMVRMVYPAQFDGKNKKDLDSELGFMWDEDWLYLAVRAEDNEHYQPFAGDTVWSADNVEMFLNDWSWGITLTQKGPEVFLYWGVDMGGTEVSTEVKLAVKREGTQTVYEAAFPKNRLTPLMLKTGERFRYNALMNDFDKSGPEAKRHWLQLVPEKPVNGGPKPKMEFELVE